From the genome of Candidatus Cloacimonas sp., one region includes:
- a CDS encoding transposase, translating to MFTELQKNVQENLQEKLYCWLLQSLPFLTKPEFNNVCSLCLGILKSKSVIINRIAQKLNEAISLKKTCDRFYHNLQRKNLAKKIQEAILSNQCKGLDSNTAIIVDDSDIIKSKATKMEGLKKVRDGSTGRVDQNGYDLINIVACHPEKEGYQIKPLSSDLYSSGIEQDSIIQVTQERMEEIILHSNNQGVFVMDRGYDNRSMFSFFQDNGCDYIVRSEGKRNLIVNGVEKNFMEVAKAVDLKFTIKVKGKNKTFQSGIKRVKIRLDPYPKKEPETTDAWLILSRYVVPKGKKGGFFYFLCNFPNQNLTEKQIVEKVLNMYPLRWKIEEVHRHIKQYYGWEQIQLMTYTALQNMNQILLLAMCYLYSLREIIDKLAAAFPNILIYSKKLWKDIYYFVYYRITNVVSDCFSYVTRDDINKYKWKCVESQRLILPCFKNGGI from the coding sequence ATGTTTACAGAACTACAAAAAAATGTTCAAGAAAACTTGCAAGAAAAACTTTATTGTTGGTTGCTTCAGTCATTACCGTTTCTCACTAAGCCGGAATTTAACAATGTATGTTCCCTTTGTTTAGGCATTCTCAAAAGTAAATCGGTAATCATAAACCGCATAGCTCAGAAGCTTAATGAAGCTATTTCCTTAAAGAAGACCTGTGACCGTTTTTATCATAATTTACAGAGAAAAAATTTAGCGAAAAAGATACAAGAGGCGATCTTATCTAATCAGTGTAAAGGTCTGGATTCCAATACAGCTATTATTGTAGATGACAGTGATATCATCAAATCCAAGGCAACGAAAATGGAAGGGCTGAAAAAAGTGCGGGATGGAAGTACCGGTAGGGTTGATCAAAATGGATACGATTTAATCAACATTGTTGCCTGTCATCCGGAAAAGGAAGGTTACCAGATCAAACCGCTCAGTTCTGACTTGTACTCCAGTGGAATTGAGCAGGATAGTATTATTCAAGTTACGCAGGAACGAATGGAAGAAATCATTCTGCATAGTAATAATCAAGGTGTATTTGTAATGGATCGGGGTTATGATAACAGGTCTATGTTTTCCTTTTTTCAAGATAATGGCTGTGATTATATTGTGCGTTCGGAAGGCAAAAGGAATTTAATAGTAAATGGAGTAGAAAAGAACTTTATGGAAGTAGCTAAAGCGGTTGATTTAAAGTTTACCATTAAAGTTAAGGGGAAAAATAAAACATTTCAGAGCGGTATAAAGAGGGTTAAAATCCGCCTGGATCCGTATCCTAAAAAGGAACCTGAAACAACCGATGCCTGGTTGATTCTGTCCCGTTATGTTGTTCCCAAAGGTAAAAAGGGAGGATTCTTTTATTTCCTGTGCAATTTTCCTAACCAGAACCTTACCGAAAAGCAGATTGTAGAAAAGGTACTCAATATGTATCCTCTCCGTTGGAAAATAGAAGAAGTACACCGCCATATCAAACAATATTATGGCTGGGAACAAATACAGCTTATGACTTATACAGCACTACAAAATATGAATCAAATCTTACTTTTGGCAATGTGCTATCTCTATTCCTTAAGAGAAATCATAGACAAACTGGCAGCCGCTTTCCCCAACATCTTAATCTACTCAAAGAAATTATGGAAAGATATATACTACTTCGTTTATTATCGAATCACTAATGTAGTATCCGACTGTTTTAGCTATGTAACAAGGGACGACATCAATAAATATAAATGGAAATGCGTTGAATCTCAACGACTTATACTACCCTGCTTTAAAAATGGGGGGATCTGA
- the hydG gene encoding [FeFe] hydrogenase H-cluster radical SAM maturase HydG, producing the protein MKIDTEGLKSFIPTAEIMEHLQQNRFADAIRIKDIVDKSLAKQRLNPDETAALINVTNPELKALILEGAHTLKERIYGNRIVLFAPLYVGNECINDCVYCGFRISNKECNRATLSREELIAETEALEDKGHKRLIMVYGEHPEYSPEYIAETVQTVYNVKHNKGEIRRVNINAAPLDIEGFRTVKSVGIGTYQIFQETYNEEAYKKLHPRGPKSNFLWRLYGLDRAMQAGIDDLGIGALMGLYDWHFEVMGLLYHTIHLETLFGVGPHTISFPRIEPANGTDFTMHPPYQVSDEDFKLLIAAIRLSVPYTGMILTAREPIAVRDEVMRYGISQIDAGSSIGVGDYAHKDEESKRKSQFVLGDTRSLDDVIYELATGGYIPSFCTSCYRAGRTGEHFMEFAIPGFVKRFCTPNALLTFAEYLYDYASPRTKKVGLELIDKEVAKIEDPQMYASIKENLAKMKEGIRDLHY; encoded by the coding sequence ATGAAGATTGACACTGAAGGTCTTAAATCGTTTATCCCCACTGCTGAAATAATGGAACACTTACAGCAGAACCGTTTCGCTGATGCCATTCGGATTAAAGATATTGTTGATAAATCTCTGGCAAAACAACGTCTTAATCCTGATGAGACAGCCGCTTTAATTAATGTTACCAATCCTGAGCTGAAAGCACTTATTCTGGAAGGAGCGCATACCCTTAAAGAACGCATATACGGCAATAGAATTGTCCTTTTTGCTCCTCTTTATGTAGGTAACGAATGTATCAACGATTGTGTTTATTGCGGTTTTCGCATATCAAATAAAGAGTGCAATCGTGCCACTTTAAGCAGGGAAGAATTGATTGCGGAAACGGAAGCATTGGAAGATAAAGGACATAAACGGCTGATTATGGTTTATGGAGAGCATCCTGAATATTCGCCTGAATACATTGCTGAAACAGTGCAAACAGTTTATAATGTAAAACATAACAAAGGTGAAATCCGCCGCGTAAATATTAATGCTGCTCCTTTAGATATTGAAGGTTTCCGCACTGTTAAATCCGTTGGAATTGGCACTTACCAAATTTTCCAGGAGACCTACAATGAAGAAGCATATAAAAAATTGCACCCGAGGGGACCAAAAAGCAATTTCCTGTGGCGTTTATATGGTTTGGATAGAGCTATGCAGGCAGGAATTGATGATTTAGGTATTGGTGCTTTAATGGGACTTTACGATTGGCATTTTGAAGTAATGGGGCTTCTCTATCACACCATTCATTTGGAAACGCTCTTTGGTGTGGGACCTCATACTATATCTTTCCCTCGTATTGAACCGGCTAATGGAACCGATTTTACGATGCACCCTCCCTATCAGGTTTCAGATGAGGACTTTAAACTTTTAATAGCTGCAATTCGTTTAAGCGTTCCTTACACCGGAATGATACTTACAGCCAGAGAACCAATTGCTGTTAGAGATGAAGTTATGCGTTATGGTATTTCTCAAATTGACGCTGGAAGCAGTATCGGAGTGGGTGACTATGCTCATAAAGATGAAGAATCCAAACGCAAAAGCCAATTTGTTTTAGGTGATACACGCTCTTTGGATGATGTTATATACGAATTAGCCACAGGCGGCTATATACCTTCTTTTTGCACTTCCTGTTACCGGGCAGGTAGAACTGGCGAACATTTTATGGAATTTGCCATCCCCGGCTTTGTAAAACGCTTTTGTACTCCTAATGCTTTATTAACTTTTGCGGAATACCTCTATGACTATGCCAGCCCTCGCACAAAAAAGGTTGGACTGGAACTTATTGATAAAGAAGTAGCAAAAATAGAAGACCCCCAAATGTATGCTTCTATTAAAGAAAATCTGGCTAAAATGAAAGAAGGAATTAGGGATTTGCATTATTGA
- a CDS encoding tetratricopeptide repeat protein gives MNLTDINNLIQRANAISKTNWLQAVYLLQEALKEEPDNLPLLVNLGDIYLEHQLYEKALSYYHKAISLLPDNPQLLFLIGSCYFSLGEYRIANTYYKRISDPPPEILYNIALAYAFLGSYQDSIDTIHKILYVMDDNPFIYFLLVEQYMRLQNYDRAYETIQIAEKKFGKHRQLLLLSALVYGKKGIWLKSYYSFVEYESINEISNPDHLLVYADAAVHIGMSDRAIELLQKAQEINPYISAVYEDLIRLLLQKNDYKKARKVLTTAKKYILHFSPILFLLKERLDSINPE, from the coding sequence ATGAACTTAACAGATATAAATAACCTTATTCAAAGAGCTAATGCCATTTCTAAAACAAATTGGCTGCAAGCTGTTTATTTGCTTCAGGAGGCATTAAAAGAAGAACCCGATAATCTTCCTCTGCTGGTAAATTTGGGAGATATCTATCTGGAGCACCAGCTCTATGAAAAAGCACTCAGTTATTATCATAAAGCAATTTCCTTACTTCCCGATAATCCGCAATTGCTGTTTTTAATTGGTTCCTGCTATTTTTCCTTAGGAGAATATAGAATCGCCAATACTTACTATAAACGGATTTCTGATCCGCCTCCGGAAATTCTTTATAATATAGCTCTTGCTTACGCTTTTTTGGGCTCTTATCAGGATAGCATTGATACAATTCACAAAATACTTTATGTGATGGACGACAATCCATTTATCTATTTCCTACTGGTTGAGCAATATATGCGTCTGCAAAACTACGACCGGGCTTATGAAACAATTCAAATTGCCGAAAAGAAATTCGGGAAACATAGACAGTTATTGCTTCTTTCTGCTCTGGTTTACGGGAAAAAAGGCATCTGGCTGAAATCCTATTACAGCTTTGTAGAATATGAATCAATTAACGAAATAAGCAACCCTGACCACCTTTTGGTTTATGCTGATGCTGCTGTCCATATTGGAATGTCCGACCGGGCAATTGAACTTTTGCAGAAAGCACAAGAAATAAATCCTTATATCAGTGCCGTTTATGAAGATCTTATTCGTCTCCTGCTGCAAAAAAACGACTATAAAAAAGCCAGAAAAGTGCTAACTACAGCTAAAAAATATATCCTGCATTTCTCCCCTATCCTCTTTCTTTTGAAGGAACGCCTGGATAGTATCAATCCGGAATAG
- a CDS encoding iron-only hydrogenase system regulator → MNPKRHILSIVMEDRESAFHPVNELLHNYAPHILLRVGYPMRDLGIAVIFLIVELPVAEMGAFSGKLGQIKSVKVKVTTLKIEEGEQNED, encoded by the coding sequence ATGAACCCGAAACGCCATATTTTAAGCATAGTGATGGAAGACAGAGAAAGCGCTTTTCATCCTGTTAACGAATTACTGCATAACTATGCGCCGCATATTCTGTTACGCGTTGGCTATCCAATGCGGGATTTGGGAATTGCTGTAATCTTTTTGATTGTAGAGCTTCCTGTTGCAGAAATGGGTGCTTTTTCCGGAAAGTTGGGTCAAATCAAATCCGTGAAAGTAAAAGTTACCACTTTAAAGATTGAAGAAGGAGAACAAAATGAAGATTGA
- a CDS encoding GNAT family protein: MKYYRKLLGEKCYLSPVCMDDVEKYTEWLNDMEIGQFVTLSDTVLDIDKEGILLRKLMDEEHIFAIVEKDTNKVIGNCGIHNVSQVHRNASLGIFIGEKTFWNQGIGAEAINLLLDFAFNILNLHNIYLSVMSYNKRAIRCYEKIGFKKIGVQREFMFVSGKYHDVYLYDMLASEFTSPYIKKVFAYSISDEAGRSKISIV; this comes from the coding sequence ATGAAGTATTATCGTAAGCTGCTTGGCGAAAAGTGTTATCTTTCCCCGGTTTGTATGGACGATGTGGAAAAATACACAGAATGGCTGAATGATATGGAGATAGGGCAGTTTGTAACCCTTTCGGATACAGTTTTAGATATTGATAAGGAAGGTATTTTACTGCGTAAATTGATGGATGAAGAACACATCTTTGCCATAGTGGAAAAAGATACCAATAAAGTGATTGGTAATTGCGGTATTCATAATGTTTCACAGGTGCACAGGAATGCGTCCTTAGGCATATTTATCGGTGAAAAAACCTTTTGGAATCAAGGTATTGGAGCAGAAGCAATAAATCTGCTTTTGGATTTTGCGTTTAATATCTTGAATCTGCATAATATATACTTATCCGTAATGTCCTATAATAAGCGCGCTATTCGTTGTTATGAAAAAATCGGTTTTAAGAAGATTGGAGTGCAAAGAGAATTTATGTTTGTATCGGGAAAATACCACGATGTGTATTTATATGATATGCTTGCCAGTGAATTTACCAGCCCTTACATTAAAAAGGTCTTTGCTTACAGTATAAGTGATGAAGCGGGACGCAGCAAAATTAGCATTGTATAA
- a CDS encoding DNA polymerase III subunit delta' has translation MLQKIKGQENALELLHKAMENDRIAQAYLFYGSDGVGKFTTALYFGMAVNCTASNTVKPCGKCDSCHKFLQLEHPDFIYLFPTPNLNLTPEGEIKNNDVLKQYQAYLDNKRNTPWVDFFFKETTEIRKESISLLNKRLELSIHEAKYRIVIIEDADMMNNATANAFLKTLEEPPEQTIIILLTERLAMILPTILSRIQPVYFKPLTRGVIEEILTVDFEINAAIARTASRISSGNLKTAIRIASESESLSSNWALSLFSLADNENDLGYLELADVNKKYQTKDQIIDLLKYIRVFASDLGALSMNPAAEITNIDKIDILQPIAIKHSGIADRLYDFLLFLEDLNRKIEGNVNLNLIMTNLYLHCKHLLNP, from the coding sequence ATGTTACAAAAGATAAAAGGGCAGGAAAACGCCTTAGAGCTTTTACATAAGGCAATGGAAAATGACCGTATTGCTCAGGCATATCTTTTTTATGGTAGTGATGGGGTTGGAAAATTTACCACTGCTTTATATTTCGGGATGGCAGTTAACTGCACAGCAAGCAATACAGTAAAGCCGTGCGGCAAATGTGATTCCTGTCATAAATTTTTACAACTGGAGCATCCTGATTTTATTTACCTCTTCCCCACTCCCAATTTGAATCTAACTCCGGAAGGAGAAATTAAAAACAACGATGTGCTGAAACAATATCAGGCATATCTGGATAATAAAAGAAACACCCCCTGGGTGGATTTTTTCTTTAAGGAAACAACGGAAATTCGTAAAGAAAGTATTTCTCTGCTGAATAAGCGGCTGGAACTTTCCATTCATGAAGCAAAATACCGGATTGTGATTATTGAAGATGCTGATATGATGAATAATGCTACTGCCAATGCCTTTTTGAAAACATTGGAAGAGCCACCTGAACAGACCATTATCATTCTCCTCACTGAACGCCTGGCAATGATTTTACCAACTATTCTTTCCCGCATACAGCCAGTATATTTTAAGCCATTAACCCGCGGTGTTATTGAAGAAATTCTTACTGTTGATTTTGAAATAAACGCTGCTATAGCAAGAACTGCATCCCGAATTAGTTCAGGGAACCTGAAAACAGCCATCCGGATTGCGTCTGAAAGTGAATCCCTCTCCAGTAATTGGGCTCTATCCCTATTTTCTTTAGCCGATAATGAAAATGATTTGGGCTATTTGGAATTGGCAGATGTAAATAAGAAATATCAAACGAAAGACCAGATAATTGATTTGCTGAAATATATCAGGGTTTTTGCCAGTGACTTAGGAGCCCTAAGTATGAATCCTGCAGCGGAAATTACCAATATTGATAAAATAGATATTTTGCAGCCAATTGCAATAAAACATTCCGGTATAGCTGATCGCCTTTATGATTTCCTGCTCTTTCTGGAAGACCTCAATCGGAAAATTGAAGGCAATGTAAATTTGAACTTAATAATGACCAATCTGTATTTACACTGTAAGCATCTGCTTAATCCATAA
- the murJ gene encoding murein biosynthesis integral membrane protein MurJ — translation METKGTHRTLAKNISVMSIGVFLSRILGLIRDQVMAFFFGTTYLNDAFNVGYNIPNLLRRLFGEGALSTAFVPIYNDIKVKQNEEEQIKFALNLLSVLTLILCLLTILGIALAPLIVKCLYPGLAMQTKILAIKLTRIIFPYLFFIGLSSTFIAILNSHNYFFMTGLSSALLNIGMMATVLIPYFVLKVTGEELIIWAGWGVIIGGFFQTVINLPYLKKIGYRWAIYLKFGSEAIVLLWKRFIPSMIGIGIREINLIADSLMASFLPIGSITALNFGNRLMQFPLGIFGISTGTAVLPFYSRCVSTKHYDELSESIRFTGLNLAYIMLPVTTIIIALGEDFVRILFQSGAFKEKAVWMTSQALIFYSLGLIFYSLNQTVTPVFYAYKDTKTPVKIAAGMVALNIVLNFVLMQFMAHRGLALATSITACVNYFLLMSLIKKKMPEISFSGILINIAKTLLICVFLYFLLRCGCYLFPVSGRVPLLIRDAILSVFTFVIFYLVGMLIKIDYITQAGKKLCHRFLKK, via the coding sequence ATGGAAACTAAGGGCACGCATCGGACTTTGGCAAAAAACATCAGCGTTATGTCTATAGGTGTTTTTCTCAGCCGTATTTTAGGTCTGATTCGTGACCAGGTGATGGCTTTTTTCTTTGGCACAACCTATCTGAATGATGCTTTTAATGTGGGCTATAATATTCCTAATTTATTAAGGCGTCTTTTTGGTGAAGGAGCTCTTTCAACTGCTTTTGTGCCTATTTATAACGATATTAAAGTAAAACAGAATGAAGAAGAGCAGATAAAATTCGCTTTAAATCTACTAAGTGTTTTAACCCTTATCCTTTGCCTCTTAACTATCTTGGGAATAGCCCTTGCTCCGTTAATTGTAAAGTGTCTCTATCCTGGTTTGGCGATGCAAACTAAGATTTTGGCTATCAAACTAACCCGTATCATTTTCCCTTATCTGTTTTTTATCGGTTTATCCTCCACCTTCATCGCAATTTTAAATTCTCATAACTATTTTTTTATGACCGGGCTTTCTTCTGCTTTATTAAATATCGGAATGATGGCAACCGTTCTAATTCCCTATTTTGTGTTAAAAGTTACTGGTGAGGAGCTAATTATTTGGGCTGGTTGGGGTGTTATAATAGGCGGTTTTTTTCAAACCGTAATCAATCTGCCCTATCTAAAAAAGATTGGTTACCGATGGGCAATATACCTTAAGTTTGGTTCCGAGGCAATAGTTCTTTTATGGAAACGCTTTATTCCCAGTATGATTGGAATTGGCATTCGGGAAATCAATTTAATCGCCGATTCGTTAATGGCATCCTTTCTACCGATTGGATCTATCACCGCTCTCAATTTTGGTAATCGTTTAATGCAATTTCCGTTAGGAATTTTCGGCATTTCAACCGGTACTGCTGTTTTACCTTTTTATTCCCGCTGTGTTTCTACTAAGCATTACGATGAGCTTTCGGAAAGTATTCGTTTTACCGGTTTGAATCTTGCCTATATTATGCTCCCTGTAACTACAATCATCATAGCGTTAGGGGAGGATTTTGTCCGCATCTTATTTCAAAGTGGAGCATTCAAGGAAAAAGCTGTCTGGATGACTTCTCAGGCGCTTATTTTCTATTCGCTGGGCTTAATTTTCTATAGTTTAAATCAAACCGTTACTCCTGTCTTTTATGCCTATAAAGATACCAAAACACCTGTAAAAATTGCTGCGGGAATGGTAGCTTTGAACATTGTGCTGAACTTTGTCTTAATGCAATTTATGGCGCATCGGGGTTTAGCTCTTGCTACTTCCATAACGGCTTGTGTAAATTATTTCTTGCTGATGTCTTTAATTAAAAAGAAAATGCCCGAGATTTCCTTTTCCGGGATATTGATAAACATCGCTAAAACCCTTTTGATTTGCGTTTTTCTTTATTTCCTTCTGCGCTGCGGTTGTTATCTGTTTCCTGTTTCGGGTAGAGTTCCTTTACTTATTAGAGATGCCATTCTTTCCGTTTTTACCTTCGTTATATTTTACCTTGTTGGAATGCTGATTAAAATTGACTACATCACACAAGCGGGTAAAAAATTATGCCATCGTTTTCTGAAGAAATAG
- the uvrC gene encoding excinuclease ABC subunit UvrC, translating to MPSFSEEIETKLALLPELPGVYIWKDKEETIIYVGKALNLKHRIKNYLNPAGKDLKTRQLIKNIASLDYIITNSEADAFILEATLIKRYRPKYNIMLKDDKRYPFVKITVNEPFPRIFITRDLQKDNAKYFGPYTEVRYLRNTLRNLEWIFPLRSCNRNIPKTNYKQPCINYQLGKCSAPCVGYISQAHYAQTVNQLLRFFSGRYAEILDELRIEMQNASEELRFEDAAKYRDRIIAIERIQKRQSVYNVEGRNIDIIGFYQEEKKAVCVVLKMNNGAIIHQENYPLANLDYDEPDSILASFLQLYYTDKDEMPEEVLLPFAPKEMDKLNSWLGNKLQIPQRGEKTKLIAMAKRNAFNIVEEGKLAYLRKANRTIFPVQELKEALKLPKLPRKIVCMDISTIQGSDTVSSAVFFENGKSKKKYYRHFIIRSIETQNDFAAMQETMTRFLKETEKEPGMKPDLIVIDGGKGQLSASKQILQISGKEDIYLISLAKRAEEVFIPGNEQSLILPRSSSALRLLIAIRDEAHRFALSLHRKRRSQRTLESTLENIPGIGEKNKFLLLKELSSVENIAKADITTLTNIKGIGSKTAIQIYNHFHQEDNQN from the coding sequence ATGCCATCGTTTTCTGAAGAAATAGAAACAAAACTGGCTTTGCTACCTGAACTGCCCGGAGTTTATATCTGGAAAGATAAAGAAGAAACCATAATCTATGTGGGCAAAGCACTAAACCTGAAACATCGCATTAAAAATTATCTCAATCCTGCTGGTAAAGACCTTAAAACGAGACAACTGATAAAAAATATCGCATCTTTAGATTATATAATTACTAATAGCGAAGCCGATGCCTTCATCCTGGAAGCAACTTTAATTAAGCGTTACCGTCCTAAATATAATATTATGTTGAAGGACGATAAACGCTATCCTTTCGTGAAAATAACGGTAAATGAACCCTTCCCTCGCATTTTTATTACTCGCGATTTGCAAAAAGATAATGCCAAATATTTCGGTCCTTACACAGAAGTTCGCTATTTACGAAATACTTTACGCAATTTGGAATGGATTTTCCCTCTGCGCAGCTGTAATCGGAATATTCCCAAAACCAATTATAAGCAACCCTGTATAAATTATCAACTGGGTAAATGTTCCGCTCCCTGCGTCGGTTACATTAGTCAAGCCCATTATGCTCAAACCGTTAATCAGCTATTGCGTTTTTTTAGTGGACGCTATGCAGAAATTTTAGACGAACTGCGCATAGAAATGCAAAATGCCTCCGAAGAGCTTCGTTTTGAGGATGCAGCAAAATACCGTGACCGGATAATTGCCATTGAACGAATTCAGAAACGCCAGTCCGTATATAATGTTGAAGGCAGGAATATTGATATTATCGGTTTTTACCAGGAAGAGAAAAAAGCCGTCTGCGTAGTTCTGAAAATGAATAACGGAGCTATTATTCATCAGGAAAACTACCCTCTTGCCAATTTGGACTATGATGAGCCCGATAGCATTCTGGCAAGCTTTTTGCAGCTCTACTATACGGATAAAGATGAAATGCCGGAAGAAGTTCTGCTACCCTTCGCCCCTAAAGAGATGGATAAACTGAATTCCTGGCTGGGAAATAAATTACAGATACCTCAACGCGGCGAAAAGACCAAACTAATCGCTATGGCAAAACGCAATGCCTTCAATATCGTGGAAGAAGGTAAACTGGCATATTTAAGAAAAGCCAATCGTACAATATTCCCTGTGCAGGAACTGAAAGAGGCCTTAAAATTGCCTAAACTACCTCGTAAAATTGTCTGTATGGATATCTCCACCATCCAGGGCAGTGATACTGTTTCCTCAGCTGTCTTCTTTGAAAACGGCAAAAGCAAAAAGAAATATTACCGCCACTTCATTATTCGCAGCATAGAAACCCAAAATGACTTTGCTGCAATGCAGGAAACAATGACTCGTTTTTTAAAGGAAACCGAAAAAGAACCAGGTATGAAGCCAGACCTGATCGTTATAGATGGAGGAAAAGGACAACTTTCTGCCAGCAAGCAAATCCTTCAAATTTCGGGAAAAGAAGATATCTACCTTATTTCTTTAGCGAAAAGAGCCGAAGAGGTCTTTATCCCGGGAAATGAACAATCACTCATATTACCCCGTTCTTCTTCCGCATTGCGCTTATTAATTGCTATCCGCGATGAAGCACACCGTTTTGCCCTTTCCTTACACCGCAAAAGACGCTCGCAAAGAACATTGGAAAGCACTTTGGAAAACATTCCGGGCATCGGGGAAAAAAATAAATTTCTGCTGCTGAAAGAACTGAGCAGCGTAGAAAACATCGCTAAGGCAGATATCACAA